The Leptidea sinapis chromosome 17, ilLepSina1.1, whole genome shotgun sequence genome contains the following window.
TAACATAAGGCAGGTTACGGCCAatgctttttttaaagttcgTAACATATTTATAATCAGTTGACTTAATCCTTGTTCTTCCAAACACATCATCATTCTGTTAAACATCACAGACAGTACTTGCATTGCTCTCATGCGTATTTCGTGCCTAGTTGCACTTATTTCGATTGCTCGCTCAAATTCCCGGCGTGGTCTATTTGAACTCCTTGACAATAACCGATTTGTGGATGAATGCCTATGTCTACGACGAAGATCGTCATCCTGTCGCCACCTATGGTTTGGCATGAATCTTCTTCTAAGAATGGGTGAATATCGTCCACCCGATCTCGTTTGAGTTGATCTTCGAGCTTGTGTGTTGCCACTGGTAGTTTCTGGTGTTGTGTTCAGGTTTTCCGGAGTTTCAGAATTCGTATTTGTACTACTAGCACCAGCTTCAGAGTTTCTCATTTGTGATCTCTGACTACCTCTGGTTCTACTCGAGCTACGGCCCGAGTTGTCAGACATATCTGACAACATCATACACCTCTCTAATAGAGACCTAGAATAGTGACTTTGAACTTCTTGTCTTCCGTTATCTCGATGTATCATCAAAACGCGTCTACGAAGATTCTCCCACATGTTGCGAAGATCTCGCATGCTAATACGATGTCCACGCACCCAAAAATTTGTTAACTGTTGAGCATGCCTGTGCAATGCATTAACACCTCCCCTTACTTTTCTATATGCTTCTTCTGATGACATAATATTTCCAGTAGCCCAAAATGGGTCTCTACTAGTCGAGGGTAAATTAGGATCAAAATTACTACTTTGATTAGCTTGACTTGGACTCGAATTATTTTGTGTCGGTGTATCTGTACCCCTTGTACTGGCACTGTCATCTCCCGTACTGCTTTGAGTGCGTACGTGAAACCTATTGCTATTAGAAGATACACTGACATTGCCCTGTTCCCCATTATTATCATTCATCTGCAAATGCTCATAAAGATCAATTAATAACCTCTGCGAGGGCTCTAGTGGCCCTAAACCTGGTGATCTGCTTCCACTAGCAGCTGCTGTTCTACTTTGATCTCTGGGCCGATCAGCTCGAAATGTCGTGTTTCTcgttctaaaaatattaacctCTGGAGGGTTGTCACTGTCAGATTCCGAGCTCGATGATATATGATTAAGTCCTGCATTAAATAAGCGTTGACGGGCTCGATCATATCGAGCCCTAGATGCGCTTTCCCTATCATTAGATTGAGCTCTCGAACTATCATCTCTTTGCGCATCCCTATCAGCTCTATCTAATGTCGATAGTGacatatttgtaattaaattcaaCAACCTCGTTCCAGAGTCTCTAAGAATATCACGGATCAAGTCAAGACTTTCATTAATTGATTGAGTATCGCCGGGAGTAGAGGGCTGTGACGGTGTGGACGAAGATGTAGATGCAGGAGTAGTGGAAACAGAAGCTGAAGGAGTGTTTTGTGGAGATGGAACATCCAATAATCTGTTGCTACTATTTGTAGGTGGAGGGTCACTCTGTGTACTGGCGTAAGTATTACGCGTATTTCTATCAGATGAAACATCTAAGACTGGAGATTCCGACCTATTTAAAAATGGGAACAAACTAGTACGAGATGATCCCATGGCGCTTTCTTCATCAGACCTATTAAATACAGTAAATCTGTGTATCCGTTGACCACTATTTGTTGAAGAAAATGGATTTGGAAGTAGACGGGAAGGTATTCCATCACTTTGTTCTGAAGTATCGGATCGTCTGCGACGTAGACGGGAAGATATTTGTTCTAAAGCATCGGATTGTCTGCGGATAAAAGCGGATGATTCGGAACCAAAAGTCGGTGCTTCTGAGACACTTGTAGCAGCACTACTCGGAACCCTGAAAAGGATAATTCAATTTTCAGTAATTAATTTCCACATTAAAATTACCTATAgacaaaataaatctaaagaAAGGCTGGGAAGTGTTGCAAATAAGTATTTGCAAATggcaacattattattatttggaaaggGTGGTCATTTGTCTAGTCCTAATGAGTCAACAGCGTCCAGAATTGAATTATTGTGTAAATACTTAGTGTGTAGAGCCTGGCGCAGATGCGACGACGGGCGCGAAATATCTAACATATGAAACGCGCCTTTGCGTCCTTACTGAAGTGACTAAGGCGGAAGCCTAGCGCGACAGGTTCGAGGGAGTTAGTGTGCGGAGGTTTCAAACGTTCCTATCAGCGCGTTATGGCCGCACTATGAGCCTAGTCAGCGAGCGACCTAGCGCGCGGATGGCGGGGATAACAAACCAGTTCGGTCTTATCGCTCTGCGATTGCGCGGCTGCATATTGTTTGTTGTAAAATGGCGGTAAATactgaattatttataagtGAAATACAAATCTAAACCACCTATATGGCAAAGTAAACATCCACagcacagtattttttttttaaaaatcaccacattgttctttgtttttatttatttcgtgtACACTATCTCTAATGTTCAACACCCTCCATCTCAGAATCGGACTGTCAAGTAAAAATACTAAATCCTCGTCCATAGTTTGCAATACCTGACATACTTCGAACCGCTACGAGAGATCGCGGCTCACTGTGGCCACCGCACGCCTCGCTCGCCTTAGGCCCACGTCACCGCGCATTCAGTGTGGACGCACacttatagttaaaataaaagacgaacaatacataatttaattacgTTTTGAGGGGGCCGGTTCCCCTGCAATTTTTCTCGCGTCGATTCGGCGTAATATCTTAATTATCTTTTTATGTGTAAACTGATTACAATCGTTTcagccgtttctgagataaaCGTATACAAACGCACCGATAAAGTTCGAAAATTCGGTGATTCGCATCCGTGGGAGATACCTCTTACAACCCCATACGTGCAGCCTGGAATCACAACGCCAAGTCTTAGGCGGCGGCAAAAAACCTGAAACAACCTGCACCTAACCAGTCTGAAAGTGGTTGGAAGGAAATCCACAAACGAAGACCAACCCAAGCCGAAGCCGCAACAACGATCAGGGGCCTTGGCTTCATCACCTGGGTCACGGGGCCTGGTTGAACTCTATGAACGTCATCCTAATCTTAGGTGGGAGACGCACCGATAGGACGAATAGCTAGTAGGTAAGTAGTCCCGTGCGCCGCGGTGGACCTTATAAACGCTGTGTGTATCGCCTGGAAGTGACCACATATTTCGTCCCTCATCGTGGCAACAAAATGAGTAAATGTTCtaactcaaataataataacgatAATCAACCAGAAGATTGCGAGATAGTGGGTGGCCGACACCCTGAAACACAAAATTCTACTAagcacaaataaaaaattaacttagCAGGCATTCGATCCAAGCCTTTTCATCAAAAGACCAAGGTCGTCTTCACTGGGAAATATCAAGCCTACTGATTCAAGGAATCAGTCTACTAAACCCGGTCAGCAATAAAAACGTCAGATGATGGTGCCAACACTGTCTGCCTTCCACTTTGTTAAAATGTAACATTACATTATATGGTATAGAAGATCTTTACAAATTAACAGAACtactaaacaaaattatatcTAATGATAGCTGTTCTTATAAAATCATCAATAGAAACCTGCTAACAGTAACGACACAATCAAATGACACATATAAGAACTTTATAGACATAATAGGCACCAATGACCTTATTAGTCATACCTCTACATAGAACCAAAATAAATGCtatagaataattattaaaaatttggaTCACACCACTCCCAAATCTTATAgaagaaattgaaaaaataaggAGTAGGGTACATGGTGAAATCATCCGTGTTTTTTCCAGAAAAGATAAAAGGCCCTTAAACATGTTCTTCGTGAGTATATAACCTAGCATCAAAAACACAGAAATAAAcagtataaaatacatatagcACACGAGAGTCGATATCGAAGACCCAAAGATGTCAACCGAAATATCACAGTGTACCAGGTGCCAATaatatggacacatcaaaaaCAACTGCATGCGCCCATTCAGGTGTGTCAAATGTGCAGAAGGGTATAAAACTAGAGACGGCCCTAAAAAGGATAACAGCACACCAGCCACCTGTACTCTTTGCTATGGCGACCATCCAGCAAATTACAAAGAGATTCGAGAAAGAACGAAAAATGGCTCATTCACCAAACAGGATAATCCAAATAGACAAAAGAAAGTCCAGTTATACATTTGCAGCTCAAGCAGACTAAGCGTGGAGGATAATCCTCCACTAAAACCTAGGTAGGTACACCAGACAAGCCATACTGCGCACATATCAGAAAACACGTCTAACACTGCAAATATAGACTACTAAAATAGAAAGGTATAGAATACGCAATCTCAGTTGACTCGCATTGCTGCATGGAATATAAATGGCTAATCTCCAAATAAGCAAGAAGTTGAGCTATTCTTAAGCCacaataaaatagatatattacTGAAACACACATGATTGACCAAagagtaactaaaataaaaggaTACAATATCTGCTATGCTAATCATCCAGATGGGACATCCCATGCTGGTGCTGCTGTGATAGTGAAGGAAAATATAAGACACAACTAACATGCTCATATACAGGCGGTTGTTATACAAATAGATTAATGGGAAAGATAACTAAATGTGGCTGCAATGAACTGTCCCCCACGACATCGCATAGAGATAGACGaagaaatatttagatatttctTCACATACACACCACATTTATTACAGGGAGAGATTGGAACTCCAAAAACAGAATCTGGGGCTCCCGATTGACAACGATAAGGGGCCGATAACTAAAAAAGCAGTTGCCAGTTACACCCTCAATGTAATAACAACAGGAGAACCAACCTGTTGCTGTTTCATGCCTTCAGACCCTAAAAAACTCCGGACTTCATCATCTTCTTTATTAGCAAAGGGATGTCAGGACTCTACACAAAAGTGGAATCATGTCTAAATGGCTCCTCAACCACACACCCGTGATATGTATATTAAGTTCGACATTCACCTGGAAAGAACCAAAGAGACTCCATATGACCATAAAACCGCCTGGGAGACTAGTCCAAATCACATCGAAGACAATGATAACATGTATATATCCCTCAAAACGGAAGACGACATATAGGATGTATCTTGGTATACCACTAATCAATCTAATACAAAAGGCGGCAAACAAATTTTATTGATCAGCAAATCTGATTAAAGCTGTTGGGGCTGATTGCAGATAATATGGCAAAAAAAAGTCTTGCATACACATAGGTTGTAAAACACAACctgtttttgtgtgtgtgtaaacgcgaagtaaaaatattccaaattttAAACTCTTTGtccttatcttacctttgtcactacataattacatgccagagataattttaaaacttgaaGTAACCAgtttaccagagggaggctccagTTCAGTGATAGGTGCCATCATGTATAGGCGGATAGGATAGgattggcgcctatttctgccgccaagcagttatgtgtaaacattactgtgtttcggtctgaagggcgccgtagctagtgaacttactgggcaaatgagacttaacatcttatgtttcaaggtgatgagcacaattgtagtgcccctcagaatttttgggcttttcaagaatcctgagcggcactgcatagtcatgggaagggcgtatcaattaccattaggtgaacatcctgcttgtctcatcccatattttcatataagAAAAACTTAACTATTATGTTATTCATGGaaggtaaaatataattttactttttataaattatcattttaaggTTTCTACCTGGACGGTCCACTTTCGAATGATAGCACATCTAGATTTAACAGTGGTGTATTATTACTCTCAATTTCAAGATCGTCATTATCTTGATTATCCTGGGTTCGTGATGTATTTGGTGTAGGAGTGTCTGAAATAAAGTAACACTTTAGTAAACTATGTATGTGACAATTCtgattacaaataattttatttatcttaccATTATCACTTTGAATCAAGGATGCACTTGCTGAATGAGTGTAACTCGTCTCTGGAGATGGGTCTGTCTCCATTGGATCAGTGCCACGGTCAGTCtacaaaatttaagtaattatttatttttaacactttaataaacaaagaatattcaAATGTACACCTAACAAAATGAACCACGAACATTTCTTAGAATTTAGATAAATATATTCGTTATAGAGTGAAATTTATGTTTTCCATGTAAAAAGTCATGGCAATCTATATGCTGgctctggtgttacaaaatGGTATGAGTCCTGGTCATCACACACCATCAGATTATCTGTatgtatgcttgtttgtcctcctcttccattataaaaaaagatgagCATTAACTTTGTGATTGTTTAACTTTGTATAAAAGTGACAATGTTTCATCTATGCTgtaaatgtatatatagatgtatatattatttgacTCTTTAGAGCTGCAACTAATGCAATTAATGTATATGATTTCAAGGTATATACCGTAGGAGGAGGAGTAGTATCCGTTAGTCTATGACGAACCATAAACAGTCTTTGATAATTTCTTACTAAGCTGTCATATCTCTGAACCAAGTTTTGGTAAGAATTTACTATTACATCTCTTGTTGAGGCTGGAGATTCTGGCATCCTGTTCCTTTCTGGAGTGTCGTCTAAATCGTCTCCCCTCAAAAAACTAATAAGATTTGTTGGGCTTGGAGAGTTTAAATTTCCTTGTAAAACTGAAGTATGGCCTCCAGGCGACGTCCATATTGATATTCCAGTAATTAATTTATGTCCAAGTGAGTCAAACGCAACATacctgaaaataatttatttgcttcatttattatataagtaatattgtattttataaatatatccttatatacatatataacgtCATTTCATTCTATATCTATCAGTGTCACTAACCTCACTTTTTCATTAACATTGTTTGTTGAAACTTTAGCGAATGGTGCTTGTTGACTCCAGTCCCAAAAGTATAGTTCATTGTAGGTAGCTATAACTAATAGTTGTTCCCGGGGATGGAATGCAATTGATGCTATCACAGTTTCTTTTTGTGCACTCCAAACTTCACTCCCACCCTGATTTAttgaagttttaattaaatcggtaaattatttaaatttataagcttTGAGTTAAAAAATTCTGTAGCAACTACTGAAATTATTGTgttattgaaaacaaatataGTGCATAGTTATgaaccaaataaaaaaacaatacctAATTTATTGGGAAAATGACTCACTGAAgatcaattatattaattttccaAAAGTGTATCAATAGACAATGAAAGAGTATTGGATCATGTTGTGAAACCTCTTTTTAAAAATGCACCCTAGACTTTCATGCAAGATTCTGCACCTGATCACAAGAGACAAAATCTCAAATATAGCTGATGCTGATTCAACGATAAATAAATGAGtacatataagttttatttagactagctgacccggcaacattcgtactgcctcaatcgataaataaaagacataaacttttgcattaaataaacttaaaataaacaaaaggaatcctttttaagtgttatttacccgtgttttaaagaagtttattttttacctcatgagaaagttagaaagatataaaaattctaattagttattcattttatactattacttttatatgatttctgaacgactggggacacatcaaaggaaaatcaaaattgttgttttcatatttattcaaccttttttaaccttctctggactaccacaaataattcaagaccaaaattagccaaatcggtccagccgttctcgagttttagagtgagactaatgaacagcaattcatttttatatatatagatagtataaaatagaaatacatttatttaccatagggaatgactataacatattgcaacaacacttagTAAACTTCACtaaattaacttaacttaatGATTAAATTTCAGTAcctaaaggggctttgacatagGGATAGATAGTATTGATAAGAAATCCCAATTAAGGATACATTaattattgcataaaaaaaatagcattttaatttgtaacagAACTTTTGGTAGGTACCAAGCTAATTCTGAACACTTGATGCTACACCAACAGTATTTGAAAGACATTGGGATGATCCTGGTTGAGCCATACATGTCttctattgtaaaattaaatattcttttgaGGAACCAAATTTCtcaatttgtatatatatagaacAAGCATTATCTTCAAAGAAGAAGAGCAAATTGACTATAGTAAGTCTAACAAAGCAAATGGCATACAAAAATAGCATATGCATGAATGCACAAAATTGTTATCTGATGAccattcctcttccttatctatataaatgatcttcctaatcttatagagaaaaaacataagatagtattgtttgcggacgacactccactgattttcaaagtgaaaagaaaccaaactATGTATGACAAaatgaacgatattttatcagacatcgtgtactggtttagcgctaataacctattgttaaatagcaagaaaaccaAATACATTAAagttaccgtaccaaatgtcaaaaatgtaaatgcaaatgatttgttaaacagagaggtgatagaaccggtggaatctgctatatttcttggcataactctagattccaaattacaatggggcccccatattgaaggattggcgaacagactta
Protein-coding sequences here:
- the LOC126969175 gene encoding activating molecule in BECN1-regulated autophagy protein 1-like; amino-acid sequence: MMDPIIDSEWLDNKNEQVEEPQNIGNVALSWQWRERGIDPPYSPSNKTVLENVAEDVLVQKNLNIRCCDLPGYPRSTFLMVFSPDGTKVASTHGNHNVYISELASGKHVRILKGHPRTPWCIAFHPSHPELIGSGCLGGQVRVWDIASGGSEVWSAQKETVIASIAFHPREQLLVIATYNELYFWDWSQQAPFAKVSTNNVNEKVRYVAFDSLGHKLITGISIWTSPGGHTSVLQGNLNSPSPTNLISFLRGDDLDDTPERNRMPESPASTRDTDRGTDPMETDPSPETSYTHSASASLIQSDNDTPTPNTSRTQDNQDNDDLEIESNNTPLLNLDVLSFESGPSRVPSSAATSVSEAPTFGSESSAFIRRQSDALEQISSRLRRRRSDTSEQSDGIPSRLLPNPFSSTNSGQRIHRFTVFNRSDEESAMGSSRTSLFPFLNRSESPVLDVSSDRNTRNTYASTQSDPPPTNSSNRLLDVPSPQNTPSASVSTTPASTSSSTPSQPSTPGDTQSINESLDLIRDILRDSGTRLLNLITNMSLSTLDRADRDAQRDDSSRAQSNDRESASRARYDRARQRLFNAGLNHISSSSESDSDNPPEVNIFRTRNTTFRADRPRDQSRTAAASGSRSPGLGPLEPSQRLLIDLYEHLQMNDNNGEQGNVSVSSNSNRFHVRTQSSTGDDSASTRGTDTPTQNNSSPSQANQSSNFDPNLPSTSRDPFWATGNIMSSEEAYRKVRGGVNALHRHAQQLTNFWVRGHRISMRDLRNMWENLRRRVLMIHRDNGRQEVQSHYSRSLLERCMMLSDMSDNSGRSSSRTRGSQRSQMRNSEAGASSTNTNSETPENLNTTPETTSGNTQARRSTQTRSGGRYSPILRRRFMPNHRWRQDDDLRRRHRHSSTNRLLSRSSNRPRREFERAIEISATRHEIRMRAMQVLSVMFNRMMMCLEEQGLSQLIINMLRTLKKALAVTCLMLMSYRNNNNENSGNNQSATPESTVSNRSERNGNQSTSEAPKQTESAATGTPEDANRASSSTPVSNPNQNQQDSPALSSTNSTQRWSNRLAVLIAAANRNTSATARSRRELYIEYKKIKALHRTNPTAHPLIKKKMPPVSAHRIPALRSLPRRNIVTVNPNSSDSPIDEPIAGPSNSIPREGPTYDSRLPPEVMNEFEHRINLLRIAHMQAVRLRNMARSRYRRLQTIRFYTPSSVREMFTLQDLNNQHDNQSPPQNNSEPISRRQFYSMDNRLPIFRREYVVSRVSGTLEDPGELLQVNDLNNAEGQRNQQQRLPRIHEYLQPIIYAQNVVVDEDANEAGGNAGAPGAGGDGVAGAGGGPRRMGGMAGLLDAGIISENYTVSSHRVQAWDFTKGETPDIADTSKNVVVQRCRIHNDASIDISKDGRLLVALMPVPRLRNTNHWLGVYSLEWSRLGQCLHTAMLEQSAVSVALSPTARHLAVGLGSRRFTSVHHARSNVFALLYRLDPLANPSRTGLAPIKELEQNWERGFTSLNCLRWAPQPGQGLVYANNTGQLIIMS